The following coding sequences lie in one Rutidosis leptorrhynchoides isolate AG116_Rl617_1_P2 chromosome 4, CSIRO_AGI_Rlap_v1, whole genome shotgun sequence genomic window:
- the LOC139845582 gene encoding cell division cycle 5-like protein: MRIMIKGGVWKNTEDEILKGAVMKYGKHQWARISSLLVRKSAKQCKARWYEWLDPSIKKIDWTREEDEKLLHSAKFTPTQWRTIAPIVGRTPSQCLERYEKLLDAACAKDESYEPGDDPRRLRLGEIDPNPECKPARPDPVDMDEDEKQMLSEARARLANTKGKKVKRKAREKQLEEARRLASLQKIRELKAAGIDNRDRKTKRKGIDYNVEIPFEKRPPPGFYDVADENSIVEQPIFPTTIEDMEGERRADKEARLRKQDIARNKIAERQDATLAILHANKMNDLETVRKRPKMNLPIPQISDYELERIAKFSLPALVRNS, from the exons ATGAGGATTATGATAAAGGGCGGTGTTTGGAAAAACACCGAAGACGAAATCCTAAAAGGCGCTGTTATGAAATACGGGAAGCATCAATGGGCTCGTATATCATCGCTACTTGTTCGTAAATCGGCTAAACAATGTAAAGCTCGGTGGTATGAGTGGCTGGATCCCTCAATCAAAAAA ATTGATTGGACCAGAGAAGAAGATGAAAAGCTGCTTCATTCGGCTAAGTTTACGCCCACCCAATGGAGAACAATTGCTCCAATTGTAGGTCGCACACCATCCCAATGTCTCGAGCGATATGAAAAACTGCTTGATGCAGCTTGTGCCAAGGATGAAAGTTATGAACCTGGGGATGATCCCAGAAGATTGCGTCTTGGGGAGATCGATCCAAACCCGGAATGTAAGCCTGCACGGCCAGACCCGGTTGATATGGACGAGGATGAAAAACAAATGCTTTCAGAAGCACGGGCACGGTTAGCTAATACCAAGGGCAAAAAGGTCAAAAGAAAAGCTCGGGAGAAGCAACTTGAAGAGGCTAGAAGGCTTGCTTCTTTGCAGAAGATAAGAGAACTTAAGGCAGCTGGAATTGATAATAGAGATAGGAAGACAAAGCGAAAGGGGATTGATTACAACGTTGAGATCCCGTTCGAGAAAAGGCCGCCTCCTGGTTTTTATGACGTGGCTGATGAAAATTCGATAGTTGAACAACCTATTTTTCCGACGACTATTGAGGATATGGAAGGTGAAAGACGGGCTGATAAGGAGGCCCGTTTGAGAAAACAGGATATCGCGAGGAACAAGATTGCAGAGAGACAGGATGCCACATTGGCTATATTACATGCAAACAAGATGAATGATTTAGAAACTGTCAGAAAAAGACCGAAGATGAACCTCCCGATACCACAAATTTCCGATTATGAATTGGAACGTATTGCAAAATTCAGTCTTCCTGCTTTAGTGAGGAACTCTTAG